The DNA sequence TGTAGGGTCTGAACAAAAAAAATAGGGTTATATGAGTATTTCAGTAAATTACATCTATATTTTTCACTATAAATTTGAAGTGAGGGAACTCCCCATAGAGAGGAAGTGATAGCCTTATTTTTCATTGTTAGTGAAGCAATTCTCATCTCACCATCATCGTAGAAGGTAATCTTAATGAACCCAATAAATCTGTGTTGGAGTTGTGTGATTGTTTTATTTCTATTGTCTACTTTCTTATGTAGCGATTAGGTATTCATGTTCCTACAACCTACAAATAGAGCTGGATGACCCAGTCTCCACTAGGACATCCAGTCCTGGCCAAGTCTGGATCACTTATCTGTACATATACCCTTCATGTAAAGTTTGATGATGACATgtgtcctcttttttttcttttttctttttttaatatcccttcatgcactttaATGGCAGCAGGTGGTACACACCTCATTATCTAACCGTACATAGAAGTACCTTGTAGAAACTGTAAATCAGGCTTGACCCTGACCCATGAACACCCAATTTGCCTGCTACAATTGATACTAAAAGATTTGAATATTGAGTGGTCATGGAAATGGAGCTCTAACTTTCATTTTCATTCCTTATATTCCCCAAGGGGCTTGCAGCATTGACATCAACAGCACTGCTAAGGGCAGCTACAAGCAAAACCAGCTCTTCACTGTCTCTCTTTTGGTCACTCTATTTGATTTCCATAGGTCAAGGTGGATACAACCCTTGCTTGCAATCCTTTGCAGCAGATCAACTTGAATGTGATGATGACTTGCCTTGTTCCAAAGACGaccagaaaacaaagaagaaaagttcATTCTTCCAATGGTCATATTTCAGTATTTGTACAGGCAGCCTATTGGGTGTTTCTCTTATGTCCTATATTCAAGATTCTTTTGGTTGGGGATTGGGATTTGCTATCCCTACGATAGCAATGGTGGCTTCCATTGTATGTTTCTCATGTGGGACTAGATCGTATACCCATAAGCAGGCCAATGGTGGGAATAAACCCTTTGAAGAGATAATTCTTGCCATAAAAAAAACTGTATCAAAAGCGATGAATAGTAGAATTTCATTGCCCGAAAAAGAATCTGACATGGCTGAGCTTGAGTAAGTTCTtgctctttctttccttttgggacTCAGATTGAACTCATCATTAAATGCTAGCTGTTGAGGAGTGGGCAGTCCGAATCAGCTCCCCATGTAAGAATAGGTGGAGATAGATTTAGACCCTCCAACTTGAGGTGGGTCCCACAGCCTATAGAGAGTCCAGATCTACCCCATCCGTCCGCACATGGGGAGCGGATTCAAACTCAAAAGAGGGTTCCCAAGTCCTTATATATCTTCACATCAGGCTATTCATATCCGATGTAGAATATATAATTGCTTTTGCGTAGAACCCCAACAAAGGGATCAATCTCTCATTAGTTAATCATGTTTCTAGCTTGTGTGCAGTGATTAAGGGGAGAACCTAATGCAAATCTTGCTTGTTCCAGGCTACAAGAGACTCCACTTTGTGAACAAGAATTTGATAGCTCCAAAACAATGGGTGATGAGAACCCCAACAATGAGATTGTCACTTTTGATTTGAGACTGCTACTGAAGCTCCTACCTATATGGATCACACTTCTAATGTTTGCTGTTGTCTTCCAACAACCAGCCACCTTCTTCACTAAACAAGGAATGACCATGAAGAGGAACATTGGAAACAGCTTTGTTATCCCTCCTGCAACACTACAGAGTGCTATTACAATCTCAATAGTACTTCTAATGCCTTTATATGACAAGATGATCATACCCTTTATACAGATTATCACACAAACCAACAAAGGGATCAATGTGATGCAAAGGATGGGAATTGGGATGGTTCTCTCAATTGCTGCCATGGCTATAGCTGCAATTGTTGAAACAAAGAGATTGAAGGTTAGTAGATCTGGGCTTCTTCAATCACAATCATCAACAGTTCCAATGAGTATCTTCTGGTTACTACCTCAGTACATTTTCCTTGGCATCTCAGATGTCTTTACTGTTGTTGGAATGCAAGAATTCTTTTACACCCAAATGCCTAGTAGGATGAGAACCATGGGCATAGCTCTGTATCTCAGTGTTTTTGGTGTAGGCAGCTTTCTTAGTGCCCTTCTAATCTCAGTAGTTGAGATTGTCACAAGTACAAGTAGACATAGACAAAGTTGGTTCTCGGATAACCTAAGTGAAGCCAGTCTAGATTGCTACTACTGGCTTTTGACCTTGTTAAGCACCTTGAGCTTGCTAGTTTTTGTGTGTTTGTGTAAATACTACAAACAGAATAGTAAATAAGTGTCTTGTTTTTTGACTTCGACATCAATTTATACATACAAAATCAGGAACAAAATATAGGATATGTTCAAATTAGGTCTTGTCTCAAGTATTACTTTGAAAAGAAtggattggagggctaggatctaTATAATATACCCCATTTAGCTGTGTTCTATTTCGttattatttttgtcttttgcttcctttaatttttaccttttctttatccttgcttggatccatgtagccgacttcATTAAGTTGCGATAAAGCTttgtgttgttgttgcttgTTGTTCCAAGAACCAAAAATAGCCACaagtataaaataaaagatatatgAGGTTTTGCCAATTAACCTATGATCACACTAATATTGGATTACATTTATAGTTTACAACATTGTTCGAAGAACCAGGCTCTCCGTACATGAAGGCTTCATGTATAGTTTATGATGACACTTGGTCTTTTGTTTCCATAATTACCCTTTCATGTTGCCATTAAGAGTGATTAGAAAGAGGCATtcgtgaaagaaaaaaaaaaggcacgtGTTACTTTAAAAGGGCCATACATGAAGAGTTGTTACTTTCCATTCATGTATGATTCGTTGTCGaggtaaaaataaattttataaattagTAGACAAATAGATATAAATTAAAGAACAAAGTTTTTTGTCATTGGTAGCTAAACTATAGGATGGTTGAGATGTCACCCCTCTTTCTCCACCTATTGTGGTCACGATAGGCCACATGAATGGCCTTACGAAAACTTGGTCCTAGATTATAATCTATGCATAGATAAGTTTAAAAGGATATCAATTGAGATGGGTTTCTACACGTCCACTACCTTTTGGCTGTGTGGACAAAATAATTTAGCATTTTGACTATTAGATAGATGGAAAACTCCTTGATAAGTTGTATGTCAAATTTGATAGTCCATTTCAACCAAATGACCCATCATGTATAATATCTTTATCGTGTTTACTAAATTATCTTTGCAATTCAAACAATTTAAACAAGGAATTGACTTTATTCAAACAATTTTGAGACCACTATACTATAACACAGGAAAATGAAATATAGTGGCCAAGCGAGAGTGAGTCTACCTGAAAATTTTCGAGGCTTGGTGTTGGGTTAGACTAGGCTTAGGCTGAGCCTTAGATTGAGTATCATAATTTACACcaaggaacaagaaaacaactTGATAAAAAAATCCTATGAGTGTTGATGCACCTATATGTGCTCTCATTGGTCTCTATTTGGTGCAAGGGCTATGCGACCAGGTAGTGATCTCTTGCCCTTGCATTTAATATACATCATTGATTTCATAAACATATAAAGAAACTTTCCCCCAAAAGTCATTTtgttaactattttttttttccgcatTTTACTGAGCCCAATTATACacggaggggggggggggatgtgtTTAGTGTTTTCTATCTAAGAGTACACTTCTATGTCCAGACACAAGGGATGTGAATTGATCATTGTACCCCTCCAAGTAGATGCCTAAGTGTACACTCTCATTGGCCGGGGCACTGGTACAGGGGCCACGCTGAAAATATTTTCCCTTGAAAAAAAATGTGGGTAGACATTGCGTCCACCTCACGTTCATAGAATCCTTTTCCTAATAAATATTGGGAAGAATGCAATCTTTCCATCACATATATTACATATATAACAAAAGAGGCTtcgggcctgtttgataacgtttcaagaaatgcatttttgtcctttctgtgtctagaaacggtagaaacataacaaaaaatgtttgacaaaactatttcatttcacttgttttcagaaatataaattgaaatttctacctatttatggttcaataaACGACCTAggagaaacaagtagaacttgtttcgccgtttctaaaAACGATTTGTGGCCATTCTTCCTCTAGTTgctatcgacttctagaaatatgacttatcaaacaccatcaattccgtttctatttctagaaacgaaaatttatgtttctgtcgtttcttgaaacagaaatgacgaaaacgttatcaaacatgCCCTTCCCCTCAAAGAAATATATTTCTTGGCTTGTTAGCAAGGCATAGTGGCATGGTCCAAGTCCGAATCCTCAGATCTTAATCCAAAGACAACTAGACGATGGGCGGTGAGAGGAGTGAGCTGTGCGCCTCTGCCAGCCTCAAAAGGAAAAGACCCTACAGAAGCTGACGCAGACGATGATGTCAATGTGTTCTTTGAGTCCACGTTTTAGAAGGAACGTCGAAAGATGAAAGGGAAATCTTTGTGAAACTGGGTTTTCTATCCTATTCCATCATTCTAATCCAACCAGGAAACAACCCTTCTCCCCTGTTCTTGAATTTAGAACACCACGATCAAGTCATGAACTGAGTCAAATAGATCAACAACTCGCTAAACCCAATTGCAAAACTAGTTTTTTAGTTCTATATATCATTCATGAATCATTGCCACACAAAGAATTCAAGAACAGGACCAGAATTTATATACGTTAATCAAAGAACAGGGGAAAGtgaataaaaactaaaagaaaacccaaatatGTATAACGAATCAAGTACATGAACTATATATATGGAAACTGTACGAaactaataaagaaaaaagaaaaaagaaaaaaaaaagcaggagAGAGATCTCAATTCAATTAGTTCTTGTGGGTAGTCTTCTGGCACTTGTCTTTGATCCAATGGAAGCCAACAGAGGTACCTGCCTTGACTTTCTTGAAGCCCGTGGAAGCCACTGCTTTGGTTTTCTCCAGTCCTTCTCCTACCTTCTTACCATAATTGGAAGTCATACCTCCACCATTACTAGTCTTACTGGATCCGTGAACTGGGTCTGGATTGTTGTAGTCCCATTGATCTGCCCACGATGCTCCGTTCGATCTGCTTCTATCCATTGGCACTTGCAGGATTAGAAAAGGAATTCAAGCTTGAAGTGACGATCAAGAAGATGGGTCTTTTGATggaaatgaaaggaagaaactCTTTATCTGGTAAAAGAGATATCGTTGAACGGTTTAAGTAATTGAATGCAGAGGAGGCATTAAGCATAATATATATAGGATTGGCAACGCCGGTTCTTCTAGATCGATCTTGTGGATTATAATATTAAGGCATACATCAGGGGCCTTTGGAAAACGCTCCGAGTCACACGCACGCCAACGGTGTTTCCATTTTTTAAGTCAAAGTTTATCTGCTGGGTCAAAAGACTAATATACCCATATCTTATTAATAATTAATTCATTTtgctttagttatttatttatctatttttaatTAAAGTTAGTTAAATAAAAGAAGTCAAAAACTCACACCCGGtataagtttggccttgacggtCCGAACTCACCTCGAACCTGAATAGGATTTGAGTTATGATTTCTAACTGTGAGGTGGATTggagttaaaaaaaatactgaCCTTTAACCTACGTTCAGTCTAACCTGACCCTGAGTTCAACCTTGatttatatattataatttagGATTGTCATTTAGtcattttatttggaaaatgaAATCTGGGTAATTGATTCTTATGCCAATATTCGATATACTTCTCCCTTACAAATGCAATTGTAACAATAAGTTCAATCAAGGTTAAACCAATCCTGATAAAAATCAAGGCCAACCCGGTCCAACTCGACCTGATTCGGGTCAATTAGGACCAGATTGGATTGGTATAAGCCCGATAAGGTTGGATTGGGCTAGATTGAATTTTTGAGATCTAGGATTGAGCtgaggttttaagaaacccgatcATATTTCACCCTATAATAGAAATGGTAAGGATAGGAGGAAAAAGATAGGTACCACATGTTTCATGTTTGTTATTCACTTATTTTGTAATCTAAAGCGAGGAAGGGCAGACGTGTAATTTTATACATAATGAAAGATCCTATTGGCTCTGGGTTTGGGAAATTTTAGGTCTTTTAGACAAATTATAGAGAGCTTTGACGAAACTGATTATTAGAGCAAAGAAAATTGCCCAAAAAATATTCCCAACTTGTGATCAAGGAGATTCCGAGGAGTTTCCTTGGGCTGCACCCTCTCGTATGCTTCTAGTACTTCTAGAAGAATCTCGGAAGAGGGAAAAGGAAAGGGGTTTTACACGGCTGCACGCGATGACGAGTCTACGACACTGATGGATAAGGTGCATTTAACTCTTCACGTGCGTCATCGTCGTTGAATGAcgattaataattaataattaacaattaacacAACTAACAACGATTACGTACCAGCTGAGCTCCTAATCCAATTTTCTAAATGGGGTATACACAaatttccttgcttctaattagCTATTCTGTCATGTGAAAGTGAACCCACATTTGAGAACAATTGTAGATGccaccattttttattttattttttttgggttcagaTCATATAAAACCCGTAGGCTATACTTTGGGGGGAGCGTTGACATCTCAAGTCCCATGGATCTAATGCATAACGCTCTAATTAGAGCCTCTATATCTAGAGCAAGTACTAAGAGTGTGGGAGGTTTAAAGATTAACTCTTATCACATGtatctctcctcctcttttctATCATCCCCCCTctccttttgtgtgtgtgtgtgtgtgtgtgtgtgagtaaagtcctATTGtataattcaataaaaaaaaatctcaagtcCCAACTCCCGGCTCAAAAAAGAGCGACTTGGGATTGCGAGGAAGGGAAAACAAGACGTATACATTCAATCGGGTGGAGAATTGATCAAGTGACCTTTCTTCGGACTCAAGCTAGTTCTACTGTATTGGTAGCCACCACCATGGCAAGAGACATTCTCGATGCATATAGGTCATGGGgcattgaaattttatagaTAACTAGATTCTAAAGATTTTTATTCGCATATAAATATTCGTATTCGTTGAATCTCACTTAGTTATATAGCATaataaaaatataggaaaatctAGAATTATCTAGAGGGTGTAGAAAACTAACCTATGTTTTGAAATGGATagagaataaaaaaaggtatcttcaaagaagagaaaagaacaaCTGAATTgaaagaaatgaatagaaatgaaaagaaattatttttttcttgggtgttTGGCTGCCAagagaaaagtggaaaaatctGTATTGAGCTTTCTATTGGGTATGTAAGTGTAGACCAGTTTGTGGATCTCGTGCCCAGTCAGCCACGCTCCCTTCCGCATCAGGCGGTTCTCAATCCATTTGATCCAACCCACTTGAGTCATGACCACCCATATCAGATGTGCTCCTTGAACAACTTCTCCACCGAAGTGAAGAAGCTCCTTCTGATACAAGAACTAATCCAAACTGGACTTAACTACAATGTGCATTCAAGGAATAAGCTGGATGCAGTCCAAACTCCAAACTTAAAACCAGGCTCAATCTTGGCCCGAGATTAGATTTGGACCAAACCCGAACCCTAAGGTCAGTCCAAGTCAATAGAAATAAGTTACCTCAAGCTGACATGCAAAGCGGACCTACCAACGTCATCGGCAGGTCTGTCAAGCAGCTGCCAATGTAAGGAATCTTTTATTGTCCTAATTCTTTTACTCCCTTCCATGAATTTAAGGGACGGTATCGATCGTTGATACTATATAATATTGATTCAAATCAGATTGAATTGGTAAGTATCAGCTGATTTTGTCTttagatattttaaagtatttttttttttattgttttaaccctaaaatgatacgaataaatcatcaacaatttaaaaaaaatattacaaatgaTTACattcaaaaataataaaaatttatcaatatatattttattttattaaaaaaatccaaatatacATAAAAACGATTTGACTAAACGTGTTAGGCCATGTCATGCTTATAAACAAGTCGTAAACTGTAAACTGAGCATAATTGATGCAAACCAAAGCAATCTTTAAATGATCGGATCAATCCATCAAATCCATACAGACttgggattgacacccttaattagacttttttttttgatagaacccTAAAATTAGACTTATGACTCCATATTAGAATGCCAAAACTCCAATAATTCATGTGAATTCATTAAATCAATCCAAAGAAGATTGTTGTATAGAAGCTTCCGCTATTCCAACTACCTTTGACTAACCTATTAATTCCTCCATCTTAAAAGGCCCCGCTATGAATAATTCAACATTAGTTGGTGATAATACCGAAACATGATTCCAATCCAACGCATAGAATTATTGTATACCGCTCCGTTCTATTCTATTCTAAGATCAATTATATCAtcaacaataaagaaaaaagtgttcattgaaaataaaatagtaacGAGCAAGCCACGCGGCAAATTAGTGCCGCCCGAGTTCTAGACGTCGGAAACGCGGAGTCCGCCGCGGAAATCTTCGTAATTCGCCAAATAGGCATAGCTAGTAGCCGCCGATTAGCCCTTCTCGTCACATATTATCAACCCCATAATCGAGGAGGAGAAAGTCGAAGCAAGTCAAACAAGCAACGTAAAAGTTCCTCACCTTTGACAACTTCCTTCCCATTGCATTTGCGGCTTCCACAACTCAACGTCATCTCCTCAAACATTTTCTACTCTATATAACAATGATCCTCAACCTGAGTTCTTCTGGTCCGCCCTGAACAAAATGGCTCCTCTTCACTCTACATCCACAGTAATTTCACTGCTTCATCTATGGCTTCTATCCACAACCGTCGCCGGCTACCGAATCTTATACCAGAATAGCAACACAGCCACAGCGCCGTCGCCTGACCCAACCACAACCTCAAACCCATGGGACTTATTCCACAACTTCTCCGGACGTCACAAGGGCGACCAAGTCTCCGGCTTAGCCAATCTCAAGCAGTACCTCCACCAATTCGGTTATATCAATTCTTCCTCCAATTTCACAGACAACTTCGACGATACCCTCGAATCTGCTCTCAAGCAATACCAGAAAAACTTCAATCTGAACGCCACCGGTATCCTTGATAACTCCACCGTTCAGCTTATGGCTATCCCCAGATGCGGCAACGCCGACATCGTCAACGGCACTAATTCCATGAATTCCGGCAAGTCCGCACGTACGACCCTCCACACTGTATCCCACTACACTTTCTTCACTAACAAACCCACGTGGCCGGACAGTAAGCACAACCTCACCTACGCATTCTGGCCTGGTAACCAGTTACAGAGTAACGCTAAGGTCATCTTCTCCCGTGCGTTCCAACGGTGGTCGGCTGTGACGCCGTTAAATTTCACGGAGACAGACTTCTACTTGAATGCAGATATCAAGATTGGTTTCTTCAAAGGGGATCACGGTGACGGAGAATCGTTTGATGGGCAGATGGGGACGTTGGCCCATGCTTTCTCTCCCACCAGCGGATTGTTCCATCTGGACGGTGCAGAAGATTGGGTGATTGATGGAGATGTGACTACGTCGACCTCGACGGTAGCCATCGATTTAGAATCGGTTGCGGTGCATGAGATAGGGCACGTGCTTGGGATGGGGCATTCTTCGGTCGAGGAAGCCATCATGTACCCGTCGATTTCGGCTAGGACTAGGAAGACTGAGCTAGCGACCGATGATATTCAGGGGATTCAGGAGCTCTATGGCAGCAACCCCAACTACAATGCTTCATCGACACCGTCCGATACGCAGAAAGAGACTAGTGATGGTGGGGTCCGCATCATGGATTCACATTGGACGCTAACGATGGTCATCGGAGCCCTTGCTTCCCTTGGCTTGTTGttgtaaatattttttgttCAGGGAAACAGTTTTCTGTCCACGAGCGTGGTTCCTACACCAGTGCCGGGTCAATAtccctttctctttatttttatattttttaaatttcatgtGTCTTAATTCAAATTATATTTACCATTTTTTTATGAGAGATTACGTTAGGTAATGTATCATTATCTGATTTATCTAtgcatattaattttttttttttcaaatcacaAAGTTATAATTTTCTTGAGTTTGACTCTCCTAATCGCATTGGGGCCAACTCCATGGCTTCTATGATTCTCATAGGATGGGGCCTTGCTTGGTGCCTGTGTGTAAGGGTGTATATACATACacctaaaaaaatttaatccAGTGTAAGACCAGacacccaaaaatatatataatacatatatatatatatatatatatatatatcatctaGTTCTTTGATTAATTTTCAACCAAAAGCCACAGAGAATagcaaatggagatatttgccaAAACACATTATATCTTGAGGGACAAGATTAGGTTTTCAACATCCACCGTTTTTGACCAAATCACCAAGAAAGAAGCCCAAAACACACATCCACAAATCTTTTGCAATGTTAATAACAATTGACAAACAAACATATGCCATCATTTTTTTCACCTCTGCCTCAAAATGTACTCCTCAAGCTATGAATATTTTGTTGGTTGATGTAGCTTAACTTGCAAGGCTAGGATTCCTCTCTATAGAGTTCAAGGACCAGAGAGCGTGATCCAAGGGTTGGTGTGCCCGGGAGTTGCACATCTTCTCCCTCCATCTTCCGATTCCTATCATTCCCTTTACACTTGTATGGGCAGCAGAGAGATCGGAAGATATAGTTCCAAGAGAATGATGTGGGTGAGCTGCAGATCTTATCCCTCCATTCTTCTGGTGACTAAAGTATAATATTCCACTGAATTGCAGGTCTTCTCCCTCCATATTCTGGCATTTTATATCTGAAAAATATTCCCTAGCCATGAAAATGGACAGACCCATAGCTCAACAGAACTGAAATAATTGTGGATGAGAAGGTCTCAAACCAAAAAACATAGGAAATCCAAAAACCcagtttttctctctctctctctctctctctctccactggATTTGTGAAGGGCAGAATCCAAGAACAGGGCTTCGAGCAAGAGAACAAACAGTAGAAACAGACTGGGCAATGATAGA is a window from the Macadamia integrifolia cultivar HAES 741 chromosome 5, SCU_Mint_v3, whole genome shotgun sequence genome containing:
- the LOC122078948 gene encoding protein NRT1/ PTR FAMILY 5.9 isoform X1, which produces MDDDGRRSKGLGRSCILLIVIGGVERFAFKGVASNLITYLTDVVKMSNSSAAKTVNNWCGVTSILSLLGALVADSYWDRYSTILASSFLYVVGLAALTSTALLRAATSKTSSSLSLFWSLYLISIGQGGYNPCLQSFAADQLECDDDLPCSKDDQKTKKKSSFFQWSYFSICTGSLLGVSLMSYIQDSFGWGLGFAIPTIAMVASIVCFSCGTRSYTHKQANGGNKPFEEIILAIKKTVSKAMNSRISLPEKESDMAELELQETPLCEQEFDSSKTMGDENPNNEIVTFDLRLLLKLLPIWITLLMFAVVFQQPATFFTKQGMTMKRNIGNSFVIPPATLQSAITISIVLLMPLYDKMIIPFIQIITQTNKGINVMQRMGIGMVLSIAAMAIAAIVETKRLKVSRSGLLQSQSSTVPMSIFWLLPQYIFLGISDVFTVVGMQEFFYTQMPSRMRTMGIALYLSVFGVGSFLSALLISVVEIVTSTSRHRQSWFSDNLSEASLDCYYWLLTLLSTLSLLVFVCLCKYYKQNSK
- the LOC122078948 gene encoding protein NRT1/ PTR FAMILY 5.9 isoform X2; the protein is MDDDGRRSKGLGRSCILLIVIGGVERFAFKGVASNLITYLTDVVKMSNSSAAKTVNNWCGVTSILSLLGALVADSYWDRYSTILASSFLYVVGLAALTSTALLRAATSKTSSSLSLFWSLYLISIGQGGYNPCLQSFAADQLECDDDLPCSKDDQKTKKKSSFFQWLQETPLCEQEFDSSKTMGDENPNNEIVTFDLRLLLKLLPIWITLLMFAVVFQQPATFFTKQGMTMKRNIGNSFVIPPATLQSAITISIVLLMPLYDKMIIPFIQIITQTNKGINVMQRMGIGMVLSIAAMAIAAIVETKRLKVSRSGLLQSQSSTVPMSIFWLLPQYIFLGISDVFTVVGMQEFFYTQMPSRMRTMGIALYLSVFGVGSFLSALLISVVEIVTSTSRHRQSWFSDNLSEASLDCYYWLLTLLSTLSLLVFVCLCKYYKQNSK
- the LOC122080167 gene encoding metalloendoproteinase 2-MMP-like, which produces MAPLHSTSTVISLLHLWLLSTTVAGYRILYQNSNTATAPSPDPTTTSNPWDLFHNFSGRHKGDQVSGLANLKQYLHQFGYINSSSNFTDNFDDTLESALKQYQKNFNLNATGILDNSTVQLMAIPRCGNADIVNGTNSMNSGKSARTTLHTVSHYTFFTNKPTWPDSKHNLTYAFWPGNQLQSNAKVIFSRAFQRWSAVTPLNFTETDFYLNADIKIGFFKGDHGDGESFDGQMGTLAHAFSPTSGLFHLDGAEDWVIDGDVTTSTSTVAIDLESVAVHEIGHVLGMGHSSVEEAIMYPSISARTRKTELATDDIQGIQELYGSNPNYNASSTPSDTQKETSDGGVRIMDSHWTLTMVIGALASLGLLL